AATTTCACAACTGACAGCATTTTCTGTATCCCATTCTAGTATTACTAAAGTACCTTTCTCGACTTCAGTTTCTGTAGCGGTAAAGCTTTTTATTACCGGGTTGAGAATTACTTTTACTGTAACACTTTTAGTTACCGGAAGCTTATCAGTACCAATTGCCTCCAACACATATGTAGTTGTTTCACTAAGCTCTACCTCTAAACTGCCTTTAGCCTCTACTTCCGAACCATTGATAGTAACCGATATAGCATCTGATACATCCCATGTAAGGGTTGTACTATCTCCTTCAAGGATTTCATCCTCTGAAACACTAAAGGAATTAATAACTGCCGGAGATGTCTTTTCATTTACGTTGACTGTTACGGAGGCACTGACTGTTCCTCCGATACCTGTTGCTTTTAAAATGTATGTAGTTGTTAGTGACGGTTGCACATCGGTCTTGCCAACAATAGGCCATACGCACTCTACAACCTTTTCAATTCCCAGAATATCAACCTTATAGGCATTAAGTACATTCCAGGATAAGGTTACACTTTCACCAGCTTCTATATTATTCTTACTGGCTTTAAAAAATACAATTTTGGGTTTCAGTACTTGTTCAAAACTAGCAGAAACTGAATAAGTTGAAAATGAGAATAATGATAAAATGCAAGCAAGAACTAAACTTCTTTTCAAAACAGATAAAAAGCTACTTTTCCTTTTCATAATAAACCTCCTTATATATTGTTGTTTACTTTTTTTTACATTTTTAATTTACCATTTTTTGGGACTTGTGTCAATTGTATTTTCTGATTATTTACTATTTTTTATATTAATTAACTACCTTTGACTTAAAAGTTATTTTTGTGTCAATCATTTTATTAAACTTTTTATATACATATTTTAATTATTAATATTATTTTACAAATATTTTAATTATTGTTGACATTTATAACCATTTATAGTAAGTTAAATGTAAAATAATGTATAAGGAGGTCTTTTTTATGTTAAAAAGATACAAGCTTATGATGAAAATTATATTTTTATGCTCCGCAATTTTCTTCCTTTCTTCTAAGTCCTTTTCAAATGTATTAGCTACTACATACGAACCGGCAAAACCACCAAAAATCCTGTCCTTTACTGCAAGCTCAAACAAAATAAAAGCAGGAGACTCTATTACTTTAAGTTGGTATGTACTAAATGCTACAAAAGTCGAAATATCTGGTATTGATAATCTTGACTATGAACTCTCACCTATATCGGGAGGTCTAAAAGTCACCCCTTCTGAAACTACTACATACTACTTAACTGCTAGCAGCGAAGGTGGTACAGTACAAGCTTCTATTACTGTAGCTGTTGAAAAAAGCAGTCCAGACTTTTTTAATATAGATTATTTTTATGGTTCTGAATCAGAAATTTCTTTAGGTGAAACGGTTACTTTATACTGGAAAACTACAAATGCCAAATCAATCACTATCATAGGATTAGAAAAAATCAACGAAGAACTAACTTCATTACCTTTAAGCGGTGAATTAGAAGTATTTCCTATGGAAACCACTGATTATATATTAATTGCCGTCGGTGAAAACTATGAAATTATATACAAGATATTTACCGTAACTGTTGCTGAAGAAAAAAAACCTGCAAAAATTAATAATTTTTCCACTTCAGCTTCTAAGATAAATAAGGGTGAAAGCGTAATCCTATTATGGGATGTGTCAGAGGCAAAATCTGTAACTATTAGCGGATATCCTACAGATTATCTACCACTAAACGGAAAACTTACTGTTACTCCTAAAAAAACTACTACCTATGTATTAGAAGCCATTGGCTATGACGGTGTTACTGTTAAAAAAGAAGTAACTGTAACTGTTATAGAAAGTAATGTGGAAGATCCTCTAAAGTTGGATTATGTGGTTCACGATTGGGGAGATGAGTATATTATGGATGTTGATATTACAAACCTGTCCAATGATACAGTAGACTACTGGTCATTATTATTAAAAAAATCCGAATTTGATATTAGTATTATCTGGGGTGCTACCTTGTCAGAAAACGATGAATATTATATTATTTCTCCCTTATACTATAATGACATTATCAAACCCGGTGTAACTGTATCCTTTGGTTTTCAAGCCTATGACTCCCCTAAGAAAAATTTTTTCTATGAATTTTTGTTAGATTAATATATAAAAATTGCTCCCTAGATTTAATCTAAGGAGCAATTTTTATGGGTTTTTTATTTACATTATAGCTAAACTAGCTTAATTAAGCAGTAATTTCTTTAAAAGAGCAAAGTCTATTGCGTCTACTACACCGTCACTATTCATATCTGAATTCTCATAATTAATTGCTGTGATATCCTGGGTTAAGAGATATCTCTTTAAGGCGGCAAAGTCTAAGGCATCGATTGATCCATCTCCATTAACATCACCATAAACCGGTACAACTGGGCCACCTCCTGTTGCCTTAGGTCCCTGTTCATCTAGATAAGCAGTAACCCATGCTAGAGGAGCATTCCAGTTAATTGTTATTTCGTTGGTTGACCAAGATTCAATATTATCCATATAGCATTTTTGAGCAGGTCTTGAACCTGGCAGCCAACCGGAACCTCTAACCCAAGGATCCTGTAAGCCGGAGTTAGGTCCACCAACTAAGCATCCCGGAGGTGCCTTAGGTAGACTATTATCTGCTTGATATGACCAGAAACGATGGTGTGGATTCTCAGCAGGGTTTTCCCCATAACCTGAAATATAACATTGAACAAGAGCATTTCTTCCCATCAGATAATCCATTGCATTTGCTACTCCGTTCAAATATTTAAGATCTTTATGATCACTAAAATCAAATGCATAGGACATTACAATTGCTTCGTTAACTACAAATGAGTTGGAGCCCCATGGATAACCGACTAAGTTATCTCCAATCGGTCCTTCTTCAATCGGCACCCCATAACCCTGAGCCTCTGCTATGGCAATAAACTTATCTGCTGCTGTCTTAATATTTGACCTAGCCTTGTTAACTTCAGAAGCTTCCAGTTTATTTGGTACAAGTGCCAGTGTTATTGTTCCAAGACCGGCAGTATTACCCCAATCAAAGCAGCCTACCAGTCCTAAAGCTTCACCACCGACTAATTCATAAGGCATTTCTAGATAATGCTTAGAATCTCTTAAATAATTTAGATATTTTGTGTTTCCGGTAGTTACAAATAATTCACATGCTGCCCAATAAAATTCATCTCCAACATAGTCGTCACCATAAGGTCCACCACCGGGTTCCTGTTCCATAGTGGCATAAATATTAGGATTTGCAACAGCAGCTTCCCATGCAGTTTCCGCAACGGAGAGACATTTAGCTGCAAAGGTAGAATCATATTCTTCCCACAGACGTGCTGACTGTGCTGCAGCAGCAGCAAGATTTAAAGTTGCAGCTGTGCTTGGAGGCTGAAGATAACGATCCATGGTATCCATATGTGGAGGAACCGCCAGTGCAGTCCATCTTTCGTCATGGCCTTTATGATGAGCCATTCCTTTTAATGGACCGGATGGTACCTGCATTTTCATCAGCATTTCTACTTCATACCTGGCTTCATCAAGAATATCAGGAATACCATTACCACTTTCCGGAATATTAAGTGTATTGTCTGCAAAAGGAGCAACGGAAGTA
This genomic interval from Herbinix luporum contains the following:
- a CDS encoding cellulose binding domain-containing protein, which produces MLKRYKLMMKIIFLCSAIFFLSSKSFSNVLATTYEPAKPPKILSFTASSNKIKAGDSITLSWYVLNATKVEISGIDNLDYELSPISGGLKVTPSETTTYYLTASSEGGTVQASITVAVEKSSPDFFNIDYFYGSESEISLGETVTLYWKTTNAKSITIIGLEKINEELTSLPLSGELEVFPMETTDYILIAVGENYEIIYKIFTVTVAEEKKPAKINNFSTSASKINKGESVILLWDVSEAKSVTISGYPTDYLPLNGKLTVTPKKTTTYVLEAIGYDGVTVKKEVTVTVIESNVEDPLKLDYVVHDWGDEYIMDVDITNLSNDTVDYWSLLLKKSEFDISIIWGATLSENDEYYIISPLYYNDIIKPGVTVSFGFQAYDSPKKNFFYEFLLD
- a CDS encoding glycoside hydrolase family 9 protein — its product is MKKRFIKKMSKFMALIMLAMCFSAYLPPVKSNAETKSTKYVSKGDLIRNNTFDGGVGLPWHVVETYPALADFAIENGKYNITIRNKGTERWDVQFRHRGLTLERGHTYTVKFTVVATKDCKIYPKVGDQGEPYAEYWNYNQNWDFVELKANTPVTITQEFTMREATKPNCEFTFHLGGDCATSPLPYTISFDDIHLLDPDFEGYPAEEEEPTNEIRVNQEGYYPGLEKKATLVSSSTSPVKWELLDSSRRVVDSGQTKVFGFDKASGDHVHIIDFSSYETEGRNYVLVSGSAESMPFNIGTDIYSKMKYDAMKYFYHNRSGIEIKMPYCEEPQWARPAGHPNDLMKPDPTKSYQGNYTLDVTGGWYDAGDHGKYVVNGGISVWTVMNQYERALYYGDTSVAPFADNTLNIPESGNGIPDILDEARYEVEMLMKMQVPSGPLKGMAHHKGHDERWTALAVPPHMDTMDRYLQPPSTAATLNLAAAAAQSARLWEEYDSTFAAKCLSVAETAWEAAVANPNIYATMEQEPGGGPYGDDYVGDEFYWAACELFVTTGNTKYLNYLRDSKHYLEMPYELVGGEALGLVGCFDWGNTAGLGTITLALVPNKLEASEVNKARSNIKTAADKFIAIAEAQGYGVPIEEGPIGDNLVGYPWGSNSFVVNEAIVMSYAFDFSDHKDLKYLNGVANAMDYLMGRNALVQCYISGYGENPAENPHHRFWSYQADNSLPKAPPGCLVGGPNSGLQDPWVRGSGWLPGSRPAQKCYMDNIESWSTNEITINWNAPLAWVTAYLDEQGPKATGGGPVVPVYGDVNGDGSIDALDFAALKRYLLTQDITAINYENSDMNSDGVVDAIDFALLKKLLLN